Proteins from one Telopea speciosissima isolate NSW1024214 ecotype Mountain lineage unplaced genomic scaffold, Tspe_v1 Tspe_v1.0084, whole genome shotgun sequence genomic window:
- the LOC122647594 gene encoding APO protein 1, chloroplastic-like, whose protein sequence is MPRHGVFPPVLFALKACTGRIVSEVTVDEFPPLSIEKSLLDGQTRVKVNDLVAGYSPGSQKRKSFHSWVKGSINDVHLPVESYHLYDPFGQRIKHVTRFDYDRISTVVELCILAGVDLPGYPSRRRTEPIRMSRKKVIDRGGFVEEPKPCQSRDSYPLIELDTFEDHVMRFSPPAAFDVSKIAQETLDVYEKVRWGARKLMRKYSVKACGYCSEVHVGPWGHNAKLCDAFKHQWRDGKHGWQDATVDDVVPPNYVWHVQDPKGPPLIGLLKQFYGKAPGIVEMCMHAGAEVPDKYKPMMMLNIVVFGL, encoded by the exons ATGCCACGACACGGGGTGTTCCCTCCGGTACTCTTTGCTCTTAAAGCTTGTACTGGGAGGATAGTCAGTGAAGTCACCGTCGATGAATTTCCCCCACTCTCGATTGAGAAATCTCTCCTCGACGGGCAAACCCGTGTCaaagtcaatgatcttgtagctgg TTATAGCCCAGGCAGCCAAAAACGCAAAAGTTTTCACTCATGGGTCAAAGGTTCTATCAATGATGTTCATCTCCCTGTTGAATCATACCACCTTTATGACCCTTTTGGTCAGAGAATAAAGCATGTGACAAGGTTTGACTATGACAGGATTTCGACTGTTGTGGAGTTGTGCATCCTAGCAGGGGTGGATTTACCAGGATACCCTTCACGTAGAAGAACCGAACCCATTAGAATGTCTAGGAAGAAAGTGATCGATCGAGGTGGATTCGTTGAGGAGCCAAAACCATGTCAATCTAGAGACTCTTACCCACTCATTGAACTTGATACATTTGAGGATCATGTTATGCGTTTTTCACCTCCTGCAGCATTTGATGTTTCAAAAATTGCACAGGAGACTCTCGATGTGTACGAGAAGGTGAGATGGGGTGCGAGGAAGTTGATGAGGAAATATTCAGTGAAGGCATGCGGGTATTGCTCTGAGGTTCATGTTGGACCATGGGGGCACAATGCAAAGctttgtgatgcatttaagcACCAGTGGAGAGATGGGAAACATGGTTGGCAGGATGCAACTGTAGATGATGTTGTCCCACCGAATTATGTATGGCATGTGCAAGATCCAAAGGGACCCCCATTGATAGGTTTGCTGAAGCAGTTCTATGGTAAGGCTCCGGGTATTGTAGAAATGTGCATGCATGCAGGTGCAGAAGTCCCTGATAAGTACAAGCCCATGATGATGCTCAACATTGTGGTTTTTGGCTTATAA